The region AGAGCACTAAACAACTATGGGATCACTCCCTTATTAATGGGATCTTTAGGTTTAGAGTTTGTCACTAGAAAAAACTGGGATGCTCAAGATATCGATATCCATATTCCGGGTGACACTAGGGGATGGGAAGCAGCAGATGAAGATAGGATATTTAATTGGGCTGCTATTATAAAAATTATGACTCAACTCGGATATCAACTGATCGATTTACACGAACATGAATTTAGCGATGGAAGGTTTACGATTCAATATGGTGTTATGGATACTTTACCGGAGTATGCAAGTACTGAGATTAAAGAGTTGAGGAGTGAAATAATAGAGAAAGCAGTATTTTATGTTCCAACAGCTGAGCAATTCTTAAAAATCTATACAGCGTCTTCTAAAGACAGTTATCGGAATGATAAAAACAATAACAAAGACTTTGAAAAGATTAAGTATTTGAAATCATTAAGAAAAAGAAATACAAAGATCCGTTTTGCTGATTCCAATGATTATTATTGTTTATTGAGCAAAGACAAACACATAGATCCTCATAGATTAGACTCTGCTATTAAAGAAGAAAGAGTGCTGATCATTGAAGAAGACGAATGCATTGGCTGGTTAAGATTCAGTTACTTCTGGGAGTCCATTCCTTTTATTGATATGCTGTATATCTTGGAACCATTTAGAAATAAAAAATATGGAACGGCTTTAATAGATTTTTTTGAAGAAAACATGAAATTACATAGATTTAGTGAGCTGATGACTTCTACCGCTAGCGAAGAATATGCTCAACATGTATACCATAAACTTGGATTTAAAACTGTTGGAGGCTTTTTCCCTCCTAAAGAAGCGTATGAAATCATTTTAACGAAAACTATTATGTAGTTTATTAGGAGTCATTATTTAAGGGAAAGTTGAAAGGATGAAAACTAGGTTAATGAAAAAGGAAGATATTTCCAAAATTGCTAACGCTTTTCTG is a window of Carnobacterium mobile DSM 4848 DNA encoding:
- a CDS encoding GNAT family N-acetyltransferase translates to MSKDKHIDPHRLDSAIKEERVLIIEEDECIGWLRFSYFWESIPFIDMLYILEPFRNKKYGTALIDFFEENMKLHRFSELMTSTASEEYAQHVYHKLGFKTVGGFFPPKEAYEIILTKTIM